TAAATATGGCTACAGGAACTGGAAAAACAAGAGTTGCTATGGCTTTGATTGATTTTTTAAGAAGGGGAAAAATTGTAGATAAAGTATTGTTCTTAACTGATAGAGTAGCATTAAGAGAACAAGTATACAAAAAGGGATTTATGAAGTTTTTTCCAAATAAAAATATTTTGGAAATTAAAGAGAAAAAAGATAAGATTAATTATAAACATGGTCAAGAATTATACACCGCAACAATTCCAACCATTGTTAATCTTTACAATAGAAGAAACAAAAATGGAGAGTTTGAAATGTCAGTAGGTGAGTTTGATTTAATTGTTATTGATGAAGCTCACAGGTCAATTTTTAATAAATATAAACATATGTTAGAATATTTTGATGCTTATAAAATTGGTTTAACTGCAACACCTGCAAATTTTATAGATAGAAACTCATATCAGTTTTTTAACTGTCCAAAAAACAAACCTACTGTAGTTTATGATTTTTATGATGCTGTTGAGGATAAAGTTTTAGTTGATTTTAGAAAGCATGTTATGAAATATCAAACTGAGAGACAAAAAGAAGGTTTTAATTTGGATAATATAACAGAAGAAGAAAGATATGAAATAGAAAAAGAATTAGCTAAAAAAGGTATTTATGACATTGAAGAATTTAATTTTGAAGGAGATGAGTTAGAAAAGAAAATTGTAAATAAAGAAACAACTCATTTACAAGTTGCTGAATTTATGGATGTCTTACAAAAAGATAAGTCTGGAGAATTTTGTAAAACTATTATATTTGCTATGAATATCCCTCATGCAGAAAGAATTTATGAAGAAATTAAAAATTTATATCCAAACAAGCCTGGATTAGCAGATATTATTGTAACGGGCGGAAAAACTAAAAATACTCAAAAACAAATTGTAAGGTTTGAATCAAAATCTTATCCTAGAATTGCAGTATCAGTTGGCATTTTAGATACTGGTGTTGATGTTCCTGAGGTTTGTAATTTAGTTTTTATCAAACCAATTAGTTCAACAATTAGACTTTGGCAAATGATAGGGAGAGGTTCAAGATGTGAAGATGCTTGTGAACATAAAGAATGGTTACCTGAAGGGGGAAAGAAATATTTTGTAATATATGATTTTTTGCATAATTTTGATGACTGGGGTAATCTAAAAGATGATGACAAAGAAAAGCCAGTTTCTCCATTAGTTAGGATATTTAACTATAGAGTAGACTTGTTAAATTATTATATTAAAAGCAAAGACGATAAGAAAATAAAATATTTTAAAAAATTAATTCATAAGGAAATTGAAGATATACCTAAAGATTTACCAAAAGTAAAAGAAAATGCTTCGATAATAA
This sequence is a window from Candidatus Woesearchaeota archaeon. Protein-coding genes within it:
- a CDS encoding DEAD/DEAH box helicase family protein encodes the protein NMATGTGKTRVAMALIDFLRRGKIVDKVLFLTDRVALREQVYKKGFMKFFPNKNILEIKEKKDKINYKHGQELYTATIPTIVNLYNRRNKNGEFEMSVGEFDLIVIDEAHRSIFNKYKHMLEYFDAYKIGLTATPANFIDRNSYQFFNCPKNKPTVVYDFYDAVEDKVLVDFRKHVMKYQTERQKEGFNLDNITEEERYEIEKELAKKGIYDIEEFNFEGDELEKKIVNKETTHLQVAEFMDVLQKDKSGEFCKTIIFAMNIPHAERIYEEIKNLYPNKPGLADIIVTGGKTKNTQKQIVRFESKSYPRIAVSVGILDTGVDVPEVCNLVFIKPISSTIRLWQMIGRGSRCEDACEHKEWLPEGGKKYFVIYDFLHNFDDWGNLKDDDKEKPVSPLVRIFNYRVDLLNYYIKSKDDKKIKYFKKLIHKEIEDIPKDLPKVKENASIINKALDSFFWKNSAINQIEYLKKEISPFIELKSAGDPLKLSFKREIEKSMILALSKDEEGFEKSKEKLKNTINKIYSVPLPSVLQKKKQLEKALHQDFWDKYDFKKSRFLLDEIYPISNLQRSSREYPLMINVSDSMKVKENIVLYGGEFKDTTLYKEEIRKKIFELAKFNPIIHKIMNDEPLYEADIEYLEDTFKKELNLTESVVRQFYTGNLISLIRMYLKNNDIEGERKDLESKFKDFRNKHKSNFNQTQLKFLDMIEKKFLMDRKIQESDLYSGQFENIAGGIDNVFEASQINEILAFYNGLK